Proteins encoded within one genomic window of Leptospira stimsonii:
- a CDS encoding GDYXXLXY domain-containing protein: protein MKILKILLPIALLIPIAFFASEIVYLEFIKNSGKELILPVSGYDPRDLLSGHYLRYNIEYQTYSICNSSTENQNESYKFDKNAAHCVCYSHPGKIEEGDGTFVENCNAEILQDRKVCKLYLRGTCQYGRFKIGNERFYVNETKALDYEKRLRDENVHIRLKVDEEGKALTDSLIWADGSSL, encoded by the coding sequence TGATTCCGATAGCGTTTTTTGCGTCCGAAATCGTATATTTGGAATTTATAAAGAACTCCGGGAAAGAATTGATTCTACCCGTGAGCGGATACGATCCGCGCGATTTGTTGTCCGGTCATTATCTTCGGTACAACATAGAATATCAAACATACTCGATTTGTAACTCGTCTACGGAGAATCAGAACGAATCTTATAAGTTTGATAAGAATGCGGCGCATTGTGTCTGCTATTCTCATCCGGGAAAAATCGAAGAAGGCGACGGAACCTTTGTCGAAAACTGCAACGCAGAAATATTACAAGATCGTAAAGTTTGCAAGTTGTATTTGCGGGGGACCTGTCAATACGGAAGATTCAAGATCGGGAATGAGCGTTTTTACGTAAACGAAACCAAGGCACTCGACTATGAAAAACGTCTTCGAGACGAAAACGTTCATATTCGATTGAAGGTGGACGAAGAAGGAAAAGCCCTTACGGATTCTCTGATTTGGGCGGACGGATCTTCGCTGTAA
- a CDS encoding NAD(P)-dependent oxidoreductase, whose protein sequence is MKQNTISIIGTGIMGRGIASNLLNAGHKVRLYTRNTEKIRDLKNENSEIFTTATQAAKQSDLVILCLTEDEVVEKEVLRSGLLETKPKVILDCGTTSLPLTLRLAKECSERKIRFYDSPMTGSKNAARDGQILFMIGARKEEVADVQFFLDTCGKNTVYCGTVGDGQKAKLALNMIQAGIFEVYMEGFALVQNSGVDAEILKDILLQSAAKSGIAEFKFPFVFSGNYETHFSLKNMRKDVFHAIELAKESRTDLSLCKNLPSIYDKGMNAGYGENDFCSLNEVTAKIRPPKSENP, encoded by the coding sequence ATGAAACAAAATACAATTTCCATAATCGGAACAGGGATCATGGGGCGAGGAATAGCCTCGAATCTATTAAACGCAGGACACAAGGTTAGACTTTATACAAGGAATACCGAAAAGATCAGGGATCTCAAGAATGAAAATTCTGAAATCTTCACGACGGCCACACAAGCGGCTAAACAAAGCGATCTGGTGATCCTTTGTCTTACGGAAGACGAAGTCGTGGAAAAGGAAGTCTTACGATCGGGTTTATTGGAAACAAAGCCGAAAGTCATCCTGGATTGCGGAACCACATCTCTTCCCTTGACCCTTCGTTTAGCGAAAGAATGTAGCGAAAGAAAAATCCGTTTTTATGATTCTCCGATGACAGGATCTAAAAACGCCGCAAGAGACGGCCAGATTCTTTTTATGATCGGAGCCAGAAAAGAAGAAGTCGCGGACGTTCAATTCTTCTTGGACACTTGCGGAAAAAATACGGTCTATTGCGGTACGGTTGGAGACGGACAAAAGGCAAAACTTGCATTGAACATGATCCAAGCGGGAATCTTCGAAGTATATATGGAAGGATTTGCGCTCGTTCAAAATTCCGGAGTCGACGCTGAAATTCTAAAAGACATTCTTCTTCAATCTGCGGCTAAATCGGGAATCGCAGAATTCAAGTTTCCTTTCGTGTTCAGCGGAAACTACGAAACACACTTCTCACTCAAAAATATGAGAAAAGACGTCTTTCACGCGATCGAACTCGCGAAAGAATCCCGAACGGATTTGTCCCTCTGCAAAAATCTTCCTTCGATCTACGACAAAGGAATGAACGCCGGATACGGTGAAAACGACTTCTGCAGTCTCAACGAAGTTACAGCGAAGATCCGTCCGCCCAAATCAGAGAATCCGTAA
- the mce gene encoding mammalian cell entry protein Mce, with translation MSSLRYLLVGIIFTAAVGVVGYFTIITEGGPVKKRGEFMKITFRNAEGIKVGNKVTVQGVPFGYVSSIRLIQIDENGLEVQSGDLGIGTRVEVTLLLKEKIRLYDNYDIIIKNESLLTGRVISIDPGTTDPESQKLKTRSTPVTMIDYKTAGALKGRVLQDPLVSLSELISENRGDIRKTFSNIADITTKINTGDGSLGRLINNDDVHKNVNTVLTDAQIVLRELREGLEDTREQAPVTSFIRAALSAF, from the coding sequence ATGAGTTCACTGCGTTATTTACTCGTCGGAATCATCTTTACGGCGGCCGTCGGAGTTGTAGGTTATTTTACGATCATCACCGAAGGAGGCCCCGTCAAAAAACGAGGAGAATTTATGAAGATCACCTTTCGAAACGCGGAAGGAATTAAGGTGGGAAACAAAGTAACCGTACAAGGGGTTCCCTTCGGTTATGTTTCCTCGATCCGACTCATCCAAATCGACGAAAACGGTCTCGAAGTACAAAGCGGAGATCTGGGAATTGGAACCCGAGTGGAAGTCACGCTCCTCTTAAAAGAAAAAATCAGACTCTACGACAACTATGACATCATCATCAAAAACGAAAGTCTTTTGACCGGTCGCGTCATCTCGATCGATCCGGGAACAACGGACCCGGAATCCCAAAAACTAAAGACGAGATCGACTCCGGTTACCATGATCGACTACAAAACGGCGGGCGCCCTCAAAGGAAGAGTTCTCCAGGATCCTTTGGTAAGTTTATCGGAACTCATTTCCGAAAACCGGGGTGATATACGAAAAACATTCTCGAACATCGCCGACATCACCACCAAAATCAATACCGGAGACGGAAGTTTAGGAAGATTGATCAACAACGATGACGTCCATAAGAATGTAAACACGGTCCTAACGGACGCACAAATCGTTTTACGGGAACTCAGAGAAGGACTGGAAGATACGAGAGAACAAGCCCCTGTAACAAGCTTTATCCGCGCCGCATTAAGCGCTTTTTAA
- a CDS encoding ABC transporter ATP-binding protein, giving the protein MEPLAIELKNIHKSFGSRKILSGLDLQVRKGETLVIVGPSGTGKSVTLKHITGLLEPDAGECYIFGESISRVNTKTKEKLRARMGVLFQSGALINWLTVFDNVALPLREHKLATEQKIKEIVMEKLKLVDMVIAKDNFPNDISGGMKKRAGIARAITTNPEIILYDEPTSGLDPVMSNVINELVLKIQKETGAAQVVVTHDMSSAYMIADRISFVYKGKIVFTGTAQEIQNSDNELIQQFIHGKTKGPMILETK; this is encoded by the coding sequence ATGGAACCTCTTGCAATCGAACTCAAAAACATCCATAAAAGTTTTGGAAGTAGGAAGATACTTTCAGGCCTGGATCTCCAAGTAAGAAAAGGAGAAACCTTGGTGATCGTAGGTCCGTCCGGAACTGGAAAATCGGTCACACTCAAACATATCACCGGACTTCTCGAACCGGACGCCGGAGAATGTTATATCTTCGGGGAAAGCATATCCAGAGTGAATACCAAAACCAAAGAGAAGTTACGGGCGAGAATGGGGGTTCTATTTCAATCGGGAGCTTTAATCAACTGGTTGACCGTGTTTGATAACGTGGCCCTCCCATTGAGGGAACACAAACTCGCGACCGAGCAAAAGATCAAAGAGATCGTGATGGAAAAACTTAAATTAGTGGATATGGTGATCGCGAAGGATAATTTTCCGAACGATATTTCCGGAGGAATGAAAAAAAGGGCGGGAATCGCAAGAGCCATCACTACAAATCCGGAAATCATTCTTTATGACGAACCGACTTCCGGTCTCGATCCGGTGATGTCTAACGTGATCAACGAACTCGTACTTAAAATTCAAAAGGAAACCGGGGCCGCGCAAGTCGTAGTAACTCACGATATGTCCAGCGCTTATATGATCGCGGATCGAATCAGCTTTGTCTATAAGGGTAAAATCGTATTTACCGGAACCGCACAAGAGATCCAGAACTCGGATAACGAACTGATTCAACAATTCATTCATGGAAAGACGAAGGGTCCGATGATCCTGGAAACAAAATAG
- a CDS encoding MlaE family ABC transporter permease — translation MIEKIKSRSTEFFYASGFTILLVYESILNLPYSFFKRKEILDQMYITGVGSISVVSIVAVFTGMIMSLNTGLGLKDFGAEGQIGLLMTITLTREMSPFMTALILSASIGSAMAAEIGTMKVSEEIDALEVMSIDPVRYLIFPRILGFSVMVPVLCVYSTILGIIGGAIVGYFQLGIDYFTYFRDVFDRVASIPGLKDLYVGILKGFIFGIIVSSISCSHGLRTSGGAIGVGRATRESVVTSFLMVIFTGYMITALLYRE, via the coding sequence ATGATCGAAAAAATAAAATCCAGATCCACCGAATTTTTCTACGCGAGCGGGTTTACGATTCTCCTGGTATATGAGAGTATTCTAAACCTTCCTTACAGTTTTTTTAAGAGAAAAGAAATCCTGGATCAGATGTATATCACAGGAGTGGGGAGTATCTCCGTAGTATCGATCGTGGCGGTTTTTACGGGAATGATCATGTCGCTGAACACCGGCCTGGGTCTGAAGGACTTCGGAGCGGAAGGACAAATCGGACTTCTGATGACGATCACTTTGACGCGGGAGATGTCTCCCTTTATGACCGCCTTGATTCTTTCGGCGTCCATAGGCTCCGCGATGGCGGCCGAGATCGGAACGATGAAAGTCTCCGAAGAAATCGACGCACTGGAAGTGATGTCCATCGATCCGGTGCGTTATCTGATCTTTCCAAGAATCCTTGGATTTTCCGTCATGGTCCCGGTTCTTTGTGTGTATTCCACAATACTCGGAATCATCGGAGGAGCGATCGTCGGCTATTTTCAATTAGGAATCGATTATTTTACCTATTTCAGAGATGTCTTTGATCGAGTCGCCTCCATCCCAGGACTCAAGGATTTGTATGTGGGAATCCTCAAAGGATTCATCTTCGGGATCATCGTATCCTCGATTTCCTGTTCTCACGGATTGAGAACTTCGGGTGGAGCGATCGGAGTCGGACGAGCCACGAGAGAATCCGTTGTGACCTCTTTCTTGATGGTCATCTTCACCGGATATATGATTACCGCCCTTCTTTATAGAGAATAG